The Spirochaetota bacterium genome contains a region encoding:
- a CDS encoding magnesium transporter: protein MAELDEPILNYTKQDYVSLPHDATISRALAGLRTKKLPGKIVYFYVLDAHKRLTGIVSTRSLLTSKPDARVRDIIEPSIISLPHTASVSDACEFFIMYRFLAFPVIDSHGRMLGVVDVNLFSDEIFELTDREARENVFQLIGVTADERRHRNIFRSFTARFPWLISTIAGGVICAVIANAYHATLSAYLIIALFLPLVLALAESIGIQSMTLALAGLRKKKSFGETAFTVARETMTAFTVGIASALVVAVFLFLWKHDAAASVVMLASITLAMLTAAAFGAVVPRLVHAFGKDPSIAAGPLTLALGDVMALLYYFTIARAIFSLG, encoded by the coding sequence ATGGCCGAGCTCGATGAACCGATACTGAACTATACGAAACAGGATTATGTCTCGCTCCCGCATGACGCGACCATATCCCGTGCGCTCGCCGGGCTCCGCACGAAGAAGCTCCCCGGAAAGATAGTGTATTTCTATGTCCTCGATGCCCATAAGCGGCTTACCGGCATCGTATCGACACGGTCGCTTTTGACGAGCAAACCTGATGCCCGTGTACGTGATATCATCGAGCCGTCGATAATATCGCTCCCGCATACGGCGAGCGTTTCGGATGCCTGCGAATTCTTCATCATGTACCGGTTCCTCGCATTCCCCGTCATCGATTCGCACGGCAGGATGCTCGGTGTCGTCGATGTGAACCTGTTCTCCGACGAAATATTCGAATTGACCGATCGCGAGGCGCGCGAGAACGTGTTCCAGCTCATCGGCGTCACCGCCGACGAACGCAGGCACCGGAACATCTTTCGCTCGTTCACCGCGCGTTTTCCGTGGCTTATCTCGACCATCGCGGGCGGTGTCATCTGCGCCGTCATCGCCAATGCGTATCATGCGACGCTTTCTGCATACCTTATCATCGCGCTTTTTCTGCCGCTCGTGCTTGCGCTTGCCGAGAGCATCGGCATTCAGTCCATGACGCTTGCGCTCGCCGGTCTCAGGAAGAAGAAATCGTTCGGGGAGACGGCGTTCACGGTCGCGCGGGAGACGATGACGGCGTTCACGGTAGGCATCGCATCGGCGCTGGTGGTCGCGGTATTCCTTTTTCTCTGGAAACATGACGCCGCGGCATCCGTAGTGATGCTTGCAAGCATCACGCTCGCCATGCTGACGGCGGCGGCGTTCGGTGCGGTGGTGCCTCGCCTTGTCCATGCATTCGGCAAGGACCCTTCCATCGCGGCCGGTCCGCTTACGCTCGCGCTCGGCGATGTAATGGCGCTCCTCTATTATTTCACCATTGCACGGGCGATATTCTCGCTCGGATGA
- a CDS encoding DUF1538 domain-containing protein produces MATQQSAGKVKISFKQTVDMLGPYAWKKVLDQIKSVSLIVVYLVLFQTLILGVSISHALVVAFGIGVVVIGLALFMEGLFLGLMPLGEICGVKLPQKTVLPVILIFAILLGIGATLAEPAIGVLKMAGSSVKAWDAPLLFLILNKNSGYLVAAVGGGVGIAVMFGMLRFLYNWSLKPFIYVLYAIGGGISIWAFFEPNLIYVTGLAWDCGGVTTGPVTVPLVLALGIGISRVASKGDSGGAGGFGVVTLASAFPVLAVMGLGMLFLPGVPLPMKDVAFFSADNRAKVTSLFTSENEMRNYCLKNASPKAQLAAFNDDPKNMLNYVAELGTNESMRTLCFGSTAVFTDWLLKSGSQEQRLAVYGTPEKVKEAIEHLLANAPPAFNWKDIFTRNGIGAVQAILPLSLFLVLVLLLVLREKMKRADEIFLGIFLAVIGMSLFNIGIELGLSRLGSEVGTKLPSSFKAIEMPEQTQNIRDFDPSIVNKAVTPDGTVHEFFYQKTKGSYAMTPYKSNNFDAATSQYSYTPVRGPLFGFVGGLIMVLFFAFMMGYGATLAEPALNALGATVEELTVGTFKKSLLMQAVAIGVGVGIAFGVVKIVFDWPLIWMLVPPYLILVVLTIISNEDFVNIGWDSAGVTTGPVTVPLVLAMGLGVSSQVGVVEGFGILALASAWPILSVLIVGLVVTMKRKSALTESVKAA; encoded by the coding sequence ATGGCAACGCAGCAATCAGCCGGCAAAGTCAAGATCTCGTTCAAGCAGACCGTCGACATGCTCGGCCCCTATGCATGGAAAAAGGTTCTCGATCAGATAAAATCCGTATCGCTTATAGTCGTCTATCTCGTTCTCTTCCAAACCCTCATCCTCGGCGTATCCATATCGCACGCCCTCGTCGTAGCTTTCGGCATTGGCGTTGTGGTCATAGGCCTCGCCCTGTTCATGGAAGGGCTTTTCCTCGGCCTCATGCCGCTCGGCGAAATATGCGGCGTAAAGCTCCCGCAGAAAACCGTTCTCCCGGTCATTTTAATATTCGCTATCCTGCTCGGTATCGGTGCGACGCTTGCCGAACCGGCCATCGGCGTTCTTAAAATGGCCGGATCATCGGTTAAAGCATGGGATGCGCCTCTCCTCTTCCTCATTCTCAATAAAAATTCCGGTTATCTTGTCGCAGCGGTCGGCGGCGGCGTCGGCATTGCCGTCATGTTCGGCATGCTCCGCTTCCTGTACAATTGGTCGCTTAAACCCTTCATATATGTTCTTTATGCCATCGGCGGCGGCATCTCGATATGGGCCTTCTTTGAGCCGAACCTTATTTATGTAACCGGTCTTGCCTGGGACTGCGGCGGTGTGACCACCGGACCGGTCACCGTTCCTCTCGTACTCGCGCTCGGGATAGGCATATCGCGTGTTGCCTCAAAAGGCGACAGCGGCGGTGCCGGAGGTTTCGGCGTTGTCACGCTTGCATCGGCATTCCCCGTTCTCGCCGTCATGGGGCTCGGCATGCTGTTCCTCCCCGGCGTCCCCTTGCCGATGAAGGATGTCGCTTTTTTCAGCGCGGATAATCGTGCGAAAGTGACATCGTTGTTCACCAGTGAAAATGAAATGAGGAACTATTGCCTTAAGAACGCCTCCCCGAAGGCGCAGCTTGCCGCTTTCAACGACGATCCGAAGAACATGCTGAATTACGTCGCCGAACTCGGCACGAATGAATCGATGCGCACGCTCTGTTTCGGAAGCACTGCGGTTTTCACCGACTGGCTTCTCAAGAGCGGCAGTCAGGAACAGCGGCTTGCGGTATACGGCACGCCGGAAAAAGTAAAAGAAGCGATAGAACATTTGCTGGCGAACGCTCCGCCCGCATTCAATTGGAAGGATATATTCACCCGCAACGGTATCGGGGCTGTGCAGGCCATTCTCCCGCTCAGTCTGTTCCTCGTATTGGTATTGCTGCTCGTTCTGCGCGAAAAGATGAAACGCGCCGATGAGATATTCCTCGGGATATTCCTTGCCGTCATCGGCATGTCGCTCTTCAATATCGGCATTGAGCTCGGCCTCTCGCGGCTGGGGAGCGAAGTGGGAACGAAACTGCCCTCCTCCTTCAAAGCGATAGAGATGCCCGAGCAGACACAGAACATCCGTGACTTCGATCCATCCATCGTGAACAAAGCGGTAACGCCGGACGGGACCGTACACGAATTCTTCTATCAGAAGACGAAGGGTTCCTATGCGATGACGCCGTACAAATCCAACAATTTCGATGCGGCAACATCGCAGTACTCATACACGCCGGTACGCGGCCCGCTCTTCGGCTTTGTCGGCGGGCTGATAATGGTGCTCTTCTTTGCGTTCATGATGGGGTACGGGGCCACACTTGCAGAGCCCGCGCTTAATGCCCTCGGTGCGACCGTAGAAGAATTGACCGTCGGAACGTTCAAGAAATCGCTCCTCATGCAGGCTGTCGCCATAGGTGTTGGCGTTGGCATAGCCTTCGGCGTCGTGAAGATCGTATTCGATTGGCCGCTTATCTGGATGCTCGTCCCGCCATACTTGATCCTTGTCGTGCTCACAATCATATCGAATGAGGACTTCGTCAATATCGGCTGGGACAGTGCCGGCGTTACCACCGGCCCGGTAACGGTGCCGCTCGTTCTTGCCATGGGTCTCGGCGTCAGCAGTCAGGTAGGCGTTGTCGAAGGTTTCGGCATTCTCGCTCTCGCATCCGCCTGGCCTATCCTGTCGGTTCTTATCGTCGGGCTCGTTGTCACCATGAAGCGAAAATCAGCGCTCACCGAATCGGTAAAAGCGGCGTAA
- a CDS encoding DUF1538 family protein, which translates to MEKVHLSFKEQMRLVIPYAYHNIKEQALVVVPVCLYIVLFQLVILRYSILQTGFVIGGIVLVFIGLAFFLEGIRIGLAPIGEIVGNNLPKSSPSIVVLIFAFMLGILASFGEPVLGTLQVAASQLKEEHAPLLYMLLVGKPMILVGTVAFGVGVAVVIGTLRFLYGWSLKPIVLPLVLIGIVLTIIASQDKMLASAIGLAWDTGAVIVGPVLCPLVLALGVGVCRASGKMNPTMAGFGMVGLISVVPITAVIILTFVLYTFNSDLRAKGHHAPAAHTSTLVTNVGAHAAPAGHAAAAPATETHSAAAVPDAAAKEALDSAGAEKIQLPTALEFTVFYPRLRLLTLPSDLKYADYSVKTARLPAEKKRLFLAAYEVSDQHQSIKIKRGFGPEVRAQVPALLTELGYNLRESPVGIFERVYTVTVTDEKALKGSITLKSDVPPGMKKQVAGILASIGYMNSAAVLLDSLVLGVRAILPIFAFLFIVMLILRRKGPQIQQIILALVFAIIGLTLFFFGLTAGLGTLGNQMGSRMPAAFLDYLPLFPAETSLYPTEIGKVIVVIFAVILGYGATLAEPAFNVLGQQVEDVTQGAFKKNLFSQAVALGVGIGAGLGIVSLLYNINLLYLLLPPYVLLAILTVLNQEIFVNIAWDGGAVTTGPVTVPLKLALGLSLSVATGAGEGFGVLALASAYPVLNILLLGMFLGTRKSKVKELQTAE; encoded by the coding sequence ATGGAAAAGGTTCATCTATCGTTCAAAGAGCAGATGCGGCTTGTGATACCGTATGCGTATCATAATATCAAGGAGCAGGCGCTTGTCGTTGTGCCGGTATGTCTGTATATAGTTCTGTTCCAACTTGTCATTCTCCGATACAGTATTCTACAGACCGGATTTGTCATCGGCGGTATCGTGCTTGTTTTTATCGGGCTGGCGTTCTTCCTTGAAGGCATTCGGATAGGCTTGGCCCCCATTGGAGAGATCGTTGGCAATAACCTGCCGAAGAGCAGCCCCAGCATCGTCGTTCTTATTTTTGCGTTCATGCTCGGCATATTGGCATCGTTCGGCGAGCCGGTGCTCGGCACCCTTCAGGTGGCTGCGTCCCAGCTGAAAGAGGAACATGCCCCGCTTCTCTATATGCTCCTTGTCGGTAAGCCGATGATACTGGTGGGTACGGTCGCATTCGGTGTCGGTGTCGCGGTGGTCATCGGAACGCTTCGTTTTCTCTATGGATGGAGCTTGAAGCCGATAGTGCTGCCGCTTGTGCTTATCGGCATAGTGCTCACGATAATCGCTTCGCAGGATAAAATGCTCGCATCGGCGATAGGCCTTGCCTGGGATACCGGCGCTGTCATTGTCGGTCCGGTGCTCTGTCCGCTCGTGCTCGCTCTCGGCGTGGGTGTCTGCCGCGCTTCGGGGAAAATGAATCCCACGATGGCGGGGTTCGGCATGGTCGGGCTTATCTCAGTCGTGCCTATTACCGCGGTGATAATACTGACGTTCGTTCTTTATACATTCAATAGCGATCTCAGGGCGAAAGGGCATCATGCGCCCGCAGCGCATACGAGTACCCTTGTTACGAATGTTGGCGCGCACGCCGCTCCGGCAGGGCATGCTGCCGCGGCCCCCGCGACCGAGACGCATTCTGCAGCTGCGGTACCCGATGCGGCGGCGAAGGAAGCGCTCGACAGCGCCGGTGCTGAAAAGATACAATTGCCGACGGCACTTGAGTTCACGGTCTTTTATCCCCGGCTGCGACTCCTGACATTGCCGTCCGATCTGAAGTATGCGGATTATTCCGTCAAAACGGCGCGACTGCCGGCTGAAAAAAAGAGATTATTCCTCGCTGCGTATGAGGTGAGCGATCAGCATCAGAGTATAAAGATAAAACGCGGTTTCGGGCCTGAGGTACGCGCGCAGGTGCCAGCGCTCCTCACGGAGTTGGGATATAATCTCAGGGAAAGCCCCGTCGGTATTTTTGAGCGGGTATATACCGTAACGGTGACCGACGAGAAGGCGCTTAAGGGCAGCATTACGCTCAAGAGCGATGTTCCTCCGGGCATGAAGAAACAGGTCGCCGGTATACTTGCCAGTATTGGGTATATGAATAGCGCCGCGGTATTACTCGATTCCCTTGTGCTCGGAGTGCGGGCCATCCTGCCGATATTCGCTTTTCTGTTCATCGTCATGCTTATTCTGCGGCGCAAGGGTCCACAGATCCAGCAGATAATACTGGCGCTCGTTTTTGCGATAATCGGATTGACCTTGTTCTTTTTCGGCTTGACGGCCGGCCTTGGTACGCTCGGCAATCAGATGGGAAGCCGAATGCCCGCGGCATTCCTCGACTATCTGCCGCTTTTCCCGGCCGAGACATCGCTCTACCCGACGGAGATCGGCAAAGTGATCGTTGTCATCTTTGCGGTCATACTGGGATATGGCGCAACGCTCGCAGAGCCAGCATTCAATGTGCTCGGTCAGCAGGTAGAGGATGTGACACAGGGCGCTTTCAAAAAGAACCTGTTCAGCCAAGCGGTGGCATTGGGCGTGGGTATCGGTGCAGGGCTCGGTATCGTATCTCTGCTCTATAATATCAATCTGCTGTACCTCCTGCTTCCTCCCTATGTCCTTCTGGCGATACTGACGGTGCTCAATCAGGAGATATTCGTTAATATTGCCTGGGACGGCGGTGCCGTTACGACCGGTCCGGTGACCGTTCCCTTGAAGCTTGCGCTCGGGCTTTCATTGAGCGTCGCTACCGGCGCGGGTGAGGGTTTCGGCGTGCTGGCGCTTGCCTCGGCCTATCCGGTGCTCAACATCCTGCTTCTGGGGATGTTCCTCGGCACGAGGAAGTCCAAGGTAAAAGAATTGCAGACGGCGGAGTAA
- a CDS encoding potassium transporter Kup translates to METPERKRIAPLAIGALGVVFGDIGTSPLYTLRECFAPHYGLSFSYADVCGILSLIFWALILVVTSKYVIFIMRADNQGEGGILSLLALIIANRDIKKAIVPIVVVGLVGMTLLLAEGMITPAITVLGAVEGLETAAAGFKPFVIPICIIIIVGLFLLQRRGTGFIGIIFGPLMIIWFLAIGVLGVNSIIKSPEVLWAINPYYAVQFFLAHKLAGALVLGAVVLAITGAEALYADLGHFGKSPIRFAWLFLVFPSLILNYFGQGAAVLRHGEAAVANPFYYLAPSWALYPLIVIATIAAIIASQALISGAFSLVQQAMQLGYVPKMKIVHTSYAMHGQIYIPTVNFALMFACVFLVLFFKSSSNLAAAYGISVMGTMTCTSILFTVLSRQVWKWPLMLTLMVCIEFFIVDLSFFSANVYKVANGGWFPIIAAIVFFTLMQTWKRGSTEIHRIMSAGSVPFDNFLMGLAKKQYDVVRIPGTAVFMIGNLKNKLSVLLHHLKHNRILHETVIMLSIGFEKVPSIDPGERLTITRYTEGFVEIRTRFGYMESPKIDEVIDLCNKNGFSLDAQQISFYVGRVSIGISDKPGSARWPRKLFRFMHRNAESAIDYFGIPPGRVIEVGTQIVL, encoded by the coding sequence ATGGAAACGCCCGAACGAAAACGCATTGCCCCTCTCGCCATAGGCGCCCTAGGCGTCGTATTCGGCGACATCGGGACATCCCCGCTCTACACACTCCGCGAATGCTTTGCCCCGCATTACGGTCTCTCATTCTCGTATGCCGATGTCTGCGGGATACTATCGCTCATATTCTGGGCGCTTATCCTCGTTGTCACATCGAAATACGTCATCTTCATCATGCGGGCGGACAATCAGGGTGAAGGCGGCATACTGTCGCTCCTCGCGCTCATCATAGCCAACCGTGACATTAAAAAGGCGATCGTGCCCATTGTCGTCGTAGGCCTCGTAGGTATGACGCTCCTTCTTGCCGAAGGGATGATAACCCCTGCCATTACCGTGCTCGGTGCCGTGGAAGGCCTCGAAACTGCTGCCGCAGGATTTAAGCCGTTCGTCATACCGATATGCATCATCATTATCGTCGGGCTCTTCCTCCTGCAGCGCCGCGGCACGGGCTTTATCGGCATCATTTTCGGACCGCTCATGATAATCTGGTTCCTCGCGATCGGGGTTCTCGGCGTCAATTCCATCATCAAGTCGCCGGAAGTGCTCTGGGCGATCAACCCGTATTACGCCGTGCAGTTCTTTCTGGCGCACAAACTCGCAGGCGCGCTTGTGCTCGGTGCTGTCGTGCTTGCGATAACCGGGGCGGAGGCGCTCTATGCCGACCTCGGTCACTTCGGGAAATCGCCGATACGCTTTGCCTGGTTGTTCCTTGTGTTCCCATCGCTCATACTAAACTACTTCGGACAGGGGGCAGCCGTACTCCGTCATGGTGAAGCTGCAGTGGCGAACCCTTTTTATTATCTCGCACCGTCATGGGCGCTCTACCCGCTCATCGTGATCGCAACGATAGCCGCCATCATCGCTTCGCAAGCGCTTATCTCAGGCGCGTTCTCGCTCGTTCAGCAGGCCATGCAGCTCGGGTATGTCCCGAAGATGAAAATAGTGCACACATCCTACGCCATGCACGGTCAGATTTATATCCCCACGGTCAATTTCGCCCTCATGTTCGCCTGCGTATTCCTCGTGCTCTTCTTCAAGTCATCGAGCAATCTTGCCGCGGCATACGGCATTTCCGTCATGGGCACCATGACCTGTACCAGCATTCTCTTTACCGTGCTCTCACGGCAGGTCTGGAAATGGCCGCTCATGCTTACGCTCATGGTCTGTATCGAATTCTTCATCGTCGATCTGTCGTTCTTTTCCGCAAACGTCTACAAGGTGGCCAACGGCGGCTGGTTCCCCATCATAGCGGCGATAGTGTTCTTCACGCTCATGCAGACATGGAAACGCGGCAGCACGGAGATACATCGCATCATGTCGGCCGGGAGCGTGCCGTTCGACAATTTTCTCATGGGGCTCGCGAAGAAGCAGTATGATGTCGTGCGCATTCCCGGCACCGCCGTGTTCATGATAGGCAATCTCAAGAACAAGCTCTCCGTGCTTCTGCATCATCTCAAGCACAACAGGATACTGCATGAGACGGTGATAATGCTTTCAATCGGTTTCGAGAAAGTGCCCTCCATCGACCCGGGCGAGCGGCTTACGATAACCCGCTACACCGAGGGATTCGTCGAGATCCGGACACGCTTCGGATACATGGAATCCCCGAAGATAGACGAGGTGATAGATCTCTGCAATAAGAACGGGTTCTCGCTCGACGCCCAGCAGATAAGTTTCTATGTCGGCAGGGTGAGCATCGGCATAAGCGATAAGCCGGGCTCCGCGCGCTGGCCGCGTAAGCTCTTCCGTTTCATGCACCGCAACGCCGAATCCGCCATCGATTATTTCGGCATACCGCCGGGGCGCGTCATCGAAGTAGGCACACAGATAGTTCTTTAA